AGTTTATGTTGCATTTCCGTTCACACTACCTAATTCTAAAATCACTTTTGAAGCACAAGGTGGGATTGTTGAACCGGGCAAAGATCAAATTCCGGGGACTTCAACCGATTGGAATATTATTCAAAATTTTGCAACAATTAAAAATGAAAATGCCCAAATAATTTTTTCATCAAATGATATTCCTTTAGTTCATCTGGGCGGCTTGAATATTGGAGAATTCAAATATGTTGCTGCTCCGGAAAACACTCATATTTATTCATGGGTTTTAAATAATTATTGGGTTACAAATTTTAGAGCAAGTCAAGATGGCGAATTAAAATGGAGTTATTCGTTCACTACTGCAAATACAAATACAAATGAAAAAAGTTACAAATTTGGTTATGAAAATAGAATTCCATTTGCCTCAAGAGTTTTTCCGGAAGGTAAATCAAATAACAATAATTTTAGCGATTCATTTTTAAAATTAAACGATCCCAATATTATTTTAGTTTCTGCAATGCCTTTTGAAAATACAAAAAAAATTATCTTACACTTAAAAGAAATAAATGGAACTGCAAGAAATATTTCTTTAGATAATTTGATAAATAAAAACAAACAAAATGTTTATGAAGTAAATGTTCTTGGCAACAAATTAAATGAACACAAAATTATGAAAGTAAATCCGTATGAAACAAAATTTGTTATGGTTGAATTGTAGTTAGATTTATAAGAAAATGAGTTTGCAAAAGTAATTTTAAGAATTTAAATAATATATAGAGGTGAGATTTGTTTTTTATGTTTAAAATTTCTTTTATTGTTATTTCAAGTTTGTTATTTGAGATTTAAACTTTGGTGGTTTATTCAAAAAGTAAATCACCAAAATATTTTGGCAAATGAAAATTTGGTTTTTCAGATTTAATTAAATTCCAACATCCATAGTGAACAAAACGTGTTTCATCACCACATTTGTAAAAATTTGCTTTTGCCGGATTTCTTGCAAACTTTTGCACATAATATTTTTCAAGTAAGTAAATTGGAATCAATAATTTAATTTCCCAAAAGTTATTTTCAATATTGCCAATAAAAGGTTTAGTTAAAGTTGAAAACACTTTTACTAATTCAACATCTTTAATAGGTAGAATTTTTCTGTTGCCAATTTTACCAAAACCAATATAAATTGTACCGATAGCATTAATTTCAAAATTAAAATAAGCCTCAGAATTTTCCGGGAATAAATTGATAAAAAATTCCACACAGCTATCTTTGTAAACCGGATCGTTTATTTTAGTATAAGTTGCTGTAATTTCATTTTCAAAAACTTTAAAATTCAAAAAAATACTACTTTCAGAATAACAACCTTTTATTTCAACTTTTGGACTATAATTATTTTGCATCCATAAATAGTGATTTATTGAAATTGAATTAAGATTGCTAATATTAATTTCATCAAAATTTGATAATAAATGATCATTAATTTTCTTTAGTAAATATTTCATTCTGTTTGGAAATTTTATTTGCTTGAAAAATATTGAGTTTGGTACAAAATAAAAAACCCCATTTAAAAAATGGGGTCTTGTAAAACAAAATTAAATTTACTCTAAAAAATACTGAAAGCAACTGTTAAACCAGACATAACAATTGCAACCATACTCATTAATTTGATTAAAATATTCAAACTTGGTCCAGCTGTATCTTTAAAAGGATCACCAACCGTATCACCAATAACAGTAGCTTTATGAGCTGCCGAACCCTTTCCACCTACATTGCCTTCTTCAATATACTTTTTAGCATTATCCCAAGCACCGCCAGCATTAGCCATAAAAACAGCAAGAACAAAACCTGTTCCCAGTCCGCCAACTAATAATCCCATAACTCCGGAAACACCAAAAATAATTCCGGTTGCAATTGGAGCAAAAATTGCAAGGAGTGAAGGAACAAGCATTTCTTTCTGTGCACCTTTTGTAGAAATTTCTACGCATTTTGCATAATCCGGTATTGTTTTACCTTCCAAAATTCCCGGCAATTCTTTGAATTGTCTTCTAACTTCATCAACCATTTTTTGTGCAGCACGTCCAACAGCATTAATTGCCAAACCGCAAAATATAAATGCCATCATTGATCCAATAAAAATTCCAATTAAAACTTTCGGATTCATCAAGTTAACTTCATAAAAATTCATAAAATCTTGTAATGTTGCCGTTGTAGTTGAAACCAATACTCCATTTCCTAAATCAAGTGTTTCTTGACCGATTCTGATTAATCCAATTTTAATTTCTTCAATATAAGAGGCTAAAAGTGCTAATGCTGTTAATGCTGCAGAACCAATTGCAAATCCTTTTCCGGTTGCAGCAGTTGTATTTCCTAAGGAATCCAATGCATCGGTTCTTTGTCTAACTTCTTTACCTAGTCCGCTCATTTCTGCATTTCCGCCAGCGTTATCTGCAATTGGACCATAAGCGTCAGTTGCTAAAGTAATTCCCAAGGTTGAAAGCATTCCAACTGCAGCAATACCAATACCATATAATCCCATTCCCATATTTTCAAAAGTGAATCCTGATGCAAATAAGAAAGACAAAACAATACCAACAACAACAGCCAAAACTGGGATTGCTGTTGACATCATGCCAACACCTAAACCGGAAATTATTACTGTTGCTGGTCCAGTTTTTGCGCTTTCTGCAATTGATTGAGTTGGTGCATATGATTGTGAAGTGTAATATTCGGTTGCTTTTCCTATTACAATTCCGGTAATTAAACCAACAACTATTGAGCCCCAAATTCCAATTGCGTTATCAAGTTGAAGTAAATTCAAAATTATAAAAGAAAAAATAACTATTAATAGCGAACTTAAATTCATTCCCTTGGATAAAGAATTTAATAATTCTTTTTGAGTAGCGCCTTCTTTTGTTCTAACAAAATAAATTCCAATTAAAGATAAAACAATTCCAATTGCAGCTATAAGCATTGGGGCTATTACAGCTTTATATTGTAAATCTGTATTTGTATAAAATGCAGAAGCACCTAAAGCAGCTGTTGCCAAAATTGAACCGCAATAAGATTCATATAAATCCGCACCCATTCCCGCAACATCACCTACGTTATCACCAACATTATCAGCAATAGTTGCCGGATTTCTAGGATCATCCTCCGGAATTCCAGCTTCAACTTTTCCAACTAAATCAGCGCCTACATCTGCAGCTTTTGTATAAATTCCACCACCAACTCTTGCAAACAATGCTTGTGTTGATGCACCCATTCCAAAAGTTAACATAGTTGTTGTTATTACAATTAAACTATGTCCGTCTCCCTGAGTTATCGGATAAAAATATTTCAATACTAAAAACCATATCGAAATATCTAATAGTCCTAAGCCAACAACAACTAAACCCATAACAGCACCGCTTCTAAAAGCAATAACTAACCCGTGATTTAAAGAAGTGCGAGCTGCATTAGCTGTTCTTGCTGCAGCATAAGTTGCTGTTTTCATTCCGAAGAAACCAGCTAAACCGGAGAAAAATCCGCCGGTTATAAAAGCGAAAGGTACCCAAGGATTTTGCAGCTGTAGAACATATGCTAAAAATGCAAATAAAACAGTTATAATAATGAAAAAAATTCCAACAACTTTGTATTGCTGTTTCAAATAAGTCATTGCGCCTTTTCTAACATAAAGCGCAATTTCTTTCATTTTATCGGTACCTTCATCTTCTTTCATCATTTGTTTGAAAAATATTCGGGCAAAAATTAATGCCACAATAGAGCCTAAAGGTACTAACCAGAAAAGAAAATCTTGCATAATTATCTCCAATAAAAATCAAAACACATGTTTATTTAAATTGTACTTCTAAAACCAATTGTTAATGCCGAACGCAGCCAAGCATGTTGCTTATCTTCCAATTCTTCCAAATTTGGGAAATGATAATATAGAAATTCATCTTTGCTGCCGACAAAAAATCCATTTTTACATGTTCTATATAATAAATCACTTTGGAAAAATCTTATCACAGTTTTAGTTGGTTTTTCCGGATTTTTTTGTAAACCAATTAAACAATCTCTTAAATGATCAATATTAGAATAAGGTAAATTACCAATTGCTGCATTTCTAGGATCTGTTGCCAAATTATTCAATATTAATTCCACAAATATTAATTTTGGCACAGAAACCGGTCTGGTTGTGTCCGTTATTACTTTCATAAAATCAACAGGATTGTATTTACTTGCGATTCTTGGTGTTACCGGACAAAGCTGCTGATAAAGATGCAATCCATCATCTTCCGGAGATGGAACATAATTACTTTTACATAATCCTAAAACTCTTCCGTCATCCGTTGCAAGATATAAATCCATTAAAGCATTCAAAGGAACATTTTCAAGAACTCTGTAAATAGATAAATAAAGCGATCTTTTAGGAGTTCCATCTTGATGCGGGATACATTCATTTTCCCATCTTTCTCGTGGAAATTTTCCATCCATTAGAGTTGGATCGACTTCAAAAAATATTGCTTGTCCTCTGCTCCTTTTTTTTGTACCTACTGCAAGATAATTTCCGAACTCTTCCGGTGGGAGCATGGAGCCAATTAAAGCTTCCGGAGTAAGCAAAAGATATAAGTATTTTTTCATAAATTCACCTTATTTGTAAGTGAATGATTTATTTATTGTTTAGAATTTTTGAATAAATTTTTGGATAATAAAGACATTTCAGTCCAGTTAAAATATACAATTTTATAATTATAAACAATTTGAATTAGGAAAAAATATTTGAAGTTTCTGTGAAGTGTAAAAACTTACGATATTTTGAATAAAAAATTTTACCCAAAATTAAAGTTCAAAAATTAGTTGAATTCTACTTAATAATGATTTAACTTTATCTAACTACCGTATTTTATTATTTTACAATATATTAGGATACTTTATTTAAATTATTTAAACAGTAATTGCGAAAATTCGAAAAGATAATCTCGCCAATTTTCCCAGGTGTGACCCCCATCTGTCTCTTTATAAATAATATTAAAATCATGTTTCTTTAATAAATTAACTGTACTTCTCGTTGTTTCTAAAAGAAAATCATCTTTTCCGGTGGCAAACCAAAATAGTTTTAGATCTTTTTTCAAATCAACATTGTTTAAAACTTCTAAATT
The nucleotide sequence above comes from Ignavibacteriota bacterium. Encoded proteins:
- a CDS encoding sodium-translocating pyrophosphatase, which translates into the protein MQDFLFWLVPLGSIVALIFARIFFKQMMKEDEGTDKMKEIALYVRKGAMTYLKQQYKVVGIFFIIITVLFAFLAYVLQLQNPWVPFAFITGGFFSGLAGFFGMKTATYAAARTANAARTSLNHGLVIAFRSGAVMGLVVVGLGLLDISIWFLVLKYFYPITQGDGHSLIVITTTMLTFGMGASTQALFARVGGGIYTKAADVGADLVGKVEAGIPEDDPRNPATIADNVGDNVGDVAGMGADLYESYCGSILATAALGASAFYTNTDLQYKAVIAPMLIAAIGIVLSLIGIYFVRTKEGATQKELLNSLSKGMNLSSLLIVIFSFIILNLLQLDNAIGIWGSIVVGLITGIVIGKATEYYTSQSYAPTQSIAESAKTGPATVIISGLGVGMMSTAIPVLAVVVGIVLSFLFASGFTFENMGMGLYGIGIAAVGMLSTLGITLATDAYGPIADNAGGNAEMSGLGKEVRQRTDALDSLGNTTAATGKGFAIGSAALTALALLASYIEEIKIGLIRIGQETLDLGNGVLVSTTTATLQDFMNFYEVNLMNPKVLIGIFIGSMMAFIFCGLAINAVGRAAQKMVDEVRRQFKELPGILEGKTIPDYAKCVEISTKGAQKEMLVPSLLAIFAPIATGIIFGVSGVMGLLVGGLGTGFVLAVFMANAGGAWDNAKKYIEEGNVGGKGSAAHKATVIGDTVGDPFKDTAGPSLNILIKLMSMVAIVMSGLTVAFSIF